The following is a genomic window from Aquipuribacter nitratireducens.
TGTGGCGTGCGGCGGGCAGCCCGGTAGACGTCGCCGTCAACCTCTCCGCGCGGCAGCTGTCCGACCTCGCCCTGCCCCAGCGCGTCAGCGCGATCCTCTCCCAGAACGGGCTGCCGCCCGGCTCCTTCGTCGTCGAGGTGACGGAGACGAGCCTCCTGGTCGACGAGAAGCGGGCGGACGTGGTCCTCGAGGGCCTCCGTCAGGTCGGGGTGCGGCTGTCGATCGACGACTTCGGCACCGGGCACTCGTCCCTGCGCCGGCTCACCGACATGGCCGTCGACGAGCTGAAGATCGACCGCAGCTTCGTCGAGGACCTCGCGTCGGGCCGTCGGGACGACGTCCTCGTCAAGACCATGGTCGACCTCGCGGCGAACCTCGGCATCGAGACCGTCGCCGAGGGCGTGCAGTCCGAGGCCGTCGCGGCCCGCCTGGCCGCGCTCGGCTGCGACCGGCTCCAGGGGTACTACCTCTCGCGACCGGTCTCGGCGCGCGCGATCCAGTCGATGCTCGTGAGCGCCGGTGCGGCCCTGCCCGGGTGGGCCCGCGCCAGCGGGACGTTGGCGCTGCTGCCGCAACCGCGGCGGCTCCACCGCACCACGGGCTGAGCGTCTCCGGCGCCCCGTCAGCCGGGCACCGACAGAAGCGCCGTCACCTCCGCGTCGGTCGTCTGGTCGAACCGGTCGTACCAGAGGCTCACCGCCCGGAGGTCGGGCGGCACCAGGGGGCAGACGACGTCGTCGGCGAGGTCGCCGAGTGCGCGGACGGCATCCGGCGGGCCGACGGGGACGGCGAGGACGAGCCGACGCGGCCGGGCCTCGCGCAGCCGCAGCAGCGCCGCGGCCGCGGTCGCGCCCGTCGCGAGCCCGTCGTCGACGAGCACGACGTCCCGTCCGGCGACGTCCGGCAGGGGCCGGTCGCCGCGGTACGCAGCGGCCAGGCGGCCCGTCTCCGTGCGGGCCTCGTCGACGGCGCGCGCTCGCACCTCCGTGGGCAGCGACCGCCCCTCCCGCGTGA
Proteins encoded in this region:
- a CDS encoding phosphoribosyltransferase, with the protein product MRYRDRTDAGERLAGAVADLALEVPVVLALPRGGLPVAVPVAAALGTRADVLVARKVTLPHQPEVALGAVAEGAGDPYLTREGRSLPTEVRARAVDEARTETGRLAAAYRGDRPLPDVAGRDVVLVDDGLATGATAAAALLRLREARPRRLVLAVPVGPPDAVRALGDLADDVVCPLVPPDLRAVSLWYDRFDQTTDAEVTALLSVPG